Part of the Salinimonas iocasae genome, CAGCTGGCAGGATGCAGAAAGCCCTTTACTGGCAATGCAGGTGGCAGATCAGTTTGAGATGGGGGAGGCCGGAAATGGCTGGCTCTCTTTACGCATGTGGCTGTCGAATAACCCCTGGTACTGGCTGGTAGGGGTCGCTTTGATAGTGATTATCAGTACCTTTATTGCGGTACTGCTATTGCGCCGCAGAAATAAAGCGATGACGGAGCAGTGGTAATGAAAAGGCTTATAGGTGTTGTCGCCCTGACTGCGCTGCTGTTGTCGCTGGGATGTAGTGAAAAAGAGCAAAGCCCGTTCAGTAAAGACTGGGAAGTGTTCGCAGAGCGTTTTTATGAGCGCGGCAGAATAGTTGATACCGGTAATGATGACATCTCCCACAGTGAAGGGCAGGGCTATGGCATGCTGTTTGCCGCTGTTGCCGGCGATAAGATGCGTTTTGATGAGATGTGGCGATGGACGCGGCAAACCCTGCAGCGTAGTGACGGTTTATTCAGTTGGCGCTACCGGCCTTGTCCTGAACATAACTCTGCCTGTGTAGATGATCCGAACAATGCTACGGACGGTGATATTCTGATTGCCTGGGCGCTTCTCAGAGCGGCGCAGGTGTGGGATAGCCAGACCTACCGACAACAGGCGGTTACTATACTCAATGCCATTGAAGATAAGCTGGTGGTAAAGCGACACAATACACTGTTGCTATTGCCTGGCGAAGAGGGCTTCATGCATAGTGATCATGTGGAGCTTAATCTAAGCTATTGGGTCTTTCCTGCCTTCAATGATTTTTACAGGTTAACAGGCCAGCCGATCTGGCAGTCATTGCAGGCTGAAGGCGAAAAGTTGGTTCGTCAGGCCCGGTGGGGGGAGCACAAGCTACCTACAGACTGGATGACTTTCTCGCAAAGTAAATTGTCTCCTGATAATTCGCAGCACACGTTGTACGGCTATAACGCGTGCCGAATTCCGCTGTATCTGGTGTGGCAGGACAATTTTGACGCCTCTTCGTTAACTCCGTTTCTGGCGTTTTACGACCAGGAAGTAGTACCTGCGACAGTAGATGTTAAAACAGGTGAAATGGCGCAGTATAGCTGGTCAGCGGGGATGGAAGCAGTGGCAGGCGTGGTATCTTACCGGGCGGGCCAGGCACCCAGAC contains:
- a CDS encoding glycosyl hydrolase family 8 encodes the protein MKRLIGVVALTALLLSLGCSEKEQSPFSKDWEVFAERFYERGRIVDTGNDDISHSEGQGYGMLFAAVAGDKMRFDEMWRWTRQTLQRSDGLFSWRYRPCPEHNSACVDDPNNATDGDILIAWALLRAAQVWDSQTYRQQAVTILNAIEDKLVVKRHNTLLLLPGEEGFMHSDHVELNLSYWVFPAFNDFYRLTGQPIWQSLQAEGEKLVRQARWGEHKLPTDWMTFSQSKLSPDNSQHTLYGYNACRIPLYLVWQDNFDASSLTPFLAFYDQEVVPATVDVKTGEMAQYSWSAGMEAVAGVVSYRAGQAPRRPAFTLGDERDYYSASLIMLSELVLLDTQR